AGTAGCGCAGCACATGCGGTTTCACGGCGCACAGCTCGCTGACTTCACCGATGGTGAAATAGCGCTTGCCGGGGATTACGGGCAGTTCGCTATTGTGGCTAGCTTCCAGCATCTTCTTCTACTCGTGCCTTGAGTTTTTGTCCCGGTTTGAAGGTCACTACCCTGCGCGCGGAAATGGGGATTTCCTCGCCGGTTTTGGGGTTGCGGCCCGGGCGCTGACTTTTATCGCGCAGATCAAAATTGCCGAAACCAGACAGCTTGACCTGCTCATTGCTTTCCAGCGCATTGCGGATCTCCTCGAAAAAGTATTCGACGATCTCCTTCGCTTCGCGTTTGTTAAAGCCCAGCTCTTCGTACAGCTTTTCGGCGAGCCCGGCCTTGGTCAGTGCCTCTGTCATTGGTTCCTACCAATTGATTCAGAGGCGTCGACTCCAGATCGGAAGCGGCCCAAACCGCGGCGGCTTTCAACCCGGTAGCAGACGCTCTCGGGATGCCAGTCAACCTGCACCCGAGAGCATCGTGCTCCCTATCAGCGCAGGCTGGCGTTGTATTTTTGTTTTAGTTGTCCGATCACCGCTTCGACAGCGGCATTGATTTCGTCGTCGTTAAGGGTGCGCGACGGATGCTGAAAGGTCAACCCCATGGCGACACTTTTTCTATTGAAATCAATACCTTTGCCCTGATAAACGTCAAAAATCTTGAGGTCCGTCAAGGTTTCGCCGGCGGCCTCGACGGCACAGTCGAGCAGACTGGCGGCGGGGACATCGGCGTCCACCAGCAGGGCCAGGTCGCGGCGCACTTCCGGGAATTTGGACAATGGCGTGAATGCCGGCACGCGGGCTTCGCCCAGGGCGTCGAGGCTGAGCTCGAACACGTAGGCGGATTTGGGCAGGTCCAGCTGCTTCTGCACCTGCGGGTGCAGGGTGCCCACGAAGCCCACCTCCACGTCGCCGCGCAGGATGCGGGCGCACTGCCCCGGGTGCAGCGCCGGGTGCTGGCCGGCTTCGAAGCGGAATTCGCCCTGGGTGCCGAGGCGCGCGAGCACGGCTTCCACGTCGGCTTTAACGTCGTAGAAGTCGACCCAGTCTTTGCCGCCGGTCCAGTTCTCGGCGTAGCGCGGGCCGTAGGCCAGGCCGGCGAGCATCGGTTCCTGCTGCAGTTCCCTGCCCTCGGCGGGGACGAAGCGCAGGCCGGTCTCGAACAGGCGCACGCGGCCCTGCTGGCGGTTCAGGTTGTACTGCAGTGCCTTGCACAGGCCCGGAATCAGGCTGGTGCGCATGACCGACAGATCGGCACTGATGGGGTTCTGCAGCGCCACCGGTTCGGCGGCGGGGTCGAACAGCGCGCTGGAGTCCCGGTCGATAAAGCTGAAGGTGATGGCCTCGGAGTAGCCCCGCGCCAGCAGTGTCTCTTCCAGCGCGCGCTGGGACAGCAGGCTCTCGCGGCGCGGCTCGATCGACAGTTCGGCGGTCATGCTCTCGCTGGGGATGCGGTTGTAGCCGTACACCCGCGCCAGCTCTTCAAGCAGGTCGGATTCGATGGCGATATCGAAACGGAAGCTGGGCACCAGGAAGGTCCAGCCGTCGGCGTCCTGCTCGATCTTCTCCAGGCCCAGGCGGGTGAGAATATCGACGATCTCGTCGTCGGCCAGATTGATACCCAGGCCCTGGGAGACGCGCGCGCGGCGCAGGGTGATATGGCGCTCGGCGGGCATGACTTCGGTCAGTTCGCGCAGGTGGACCGGGCCGGGTTCACCGCCGACGATCTCCACCAACAGTTGCGTGGCGCGCTCGACGGCCTTTTCCTGCAGACGGTAGTCCACGCCGCGTTCGAAGCGGTGCGACGAGTCGGTGTGCAGGCCGTAGGAGCGGGCCTTGCCGGCGATGGCGACCGGGCTGAAGAAGGCACTCTCGAGGAAGATATCGCGGGTGCTTTCGGTGACCGCGGAGTCCAGGCCGCCCATGATGCCGGCCATGGCCAGCGGCTGCTTGTCGTCGGCGATCACCAGGGTGTCGGCCTTCAGCTTCACTTCCTGGCCGTCCAGCAGGGTCAGTTCCTCGCCGGCTTCGGCCATGCGCACCTTGATGCCGCCGCTGAGCTTGTTCAGGTCGAACGCGTGCATCGGCTGGCCCAGTTCGAGCAGCACATAGTTGGTGACATCCACCACCGGATCGATGGAGCGCAGGCCGCTGCGGCGCAGGCGCTCCGCCATCCACAGCGGGGTGCTGGCGGTGATATCGATATTGCGGATCACGCGGCCCACGTAGCGCGGACAGGCGTCGCCGGCGGCCAGGGTCACGGCCACGCTGTCATCGATCTTGGCGGCGAGCGGCTCGATCTCCGGGCCCTTGACCGGGCAGCGGTTCAGTACGCCCACTTCGCGGGCGACGCCGGCCACGCCGAGACAGTCGGAGCGGTTGGGGGTCAGGTCGACTTCGATGGCGACGTCGTCCAGCTGTAGATAGTCGCGCAGGTCTGTGCCGGTGGGGGCGTCGGCGGGCAGCTCCCAGATGCCGTCGCTGTCATCACCCAGCTCCAGTTCGGTCTGGGCGCACAGCATGCCGAAGCTCTCGACACCGCGCAGCTTGGCTTTCTTGATCTTGAAATCGCCGGGCAGCTTGGCACCCACCAGGGCGAACGGGATCTTGATGCCGGCGCGGGCATTGGGCGCGCCGCAGACGACCTGCATTTCGCCGTCCGGGTGGCCGGCGACTTTGCACACGCGCAGTTTGTCGGCATCCGGGTGCTGTTCGGCGGAGAGGATCTCGCCGACGACGACGCCGGAAAATGTACCGGCAACCGCTTCCACGCCGTCGACTTCCAGGCCCGCCATGGTGATCTGGTCGGCCAGTTCCTGTGCGCTCAGTTGCGGGTTTACCCATTCCCGCAACCAGGAGTTGCTGAGTTTCATAGTGGTGTCTCTTTCTGAATTCTGTTTGGTTCTTCAACTTTGCTGGCAGGCCTTGGGCCTGCTGGCCGAGCTGGGGCTCGGCGCTCCCGGGCGGGCTCGCGCCCGGTGCTTCCGTCAGAACTGCTTGAGGAAGCGCAGGTCGTTGTCGAAGAACAGGCGCAGGTCGTTGACGCCGTAGCGCAGCATGGCCAGGCGCTCGATACCGATACCGAAGGCGAAGCCGGAGTATTTTTCGCTGTCGATATCACAGGCGGCGAATACGTTCGGGTGCACCATGCCGCAGCCGAGAATTTCCAGCCAGCCGGTGCCGGAGCACACACGGCAGCCCTCGCCGCCGCAGGCGGTGCACTGGATATCCGCTTCCGCCGAGGGTTCGGTGAACGGGAAGTAGGACGGGCGGAAACGCACCGGTACGTCGGCTTCGAAGAAGGCGCGCAGGAACTGGTCGATGCAGCCTTTCAGGTGCGCGAAGCTGATGTTCTCACCGACAACCAGGCCTTCCACCTGGTGGAACATGGGCGAGTGGGTCACGTCGGAGTCGCAGCGGTAGACGCGGCCGGGGCAGATGATGCGCAGCGGCGGCGCGGCTTTCTCCATGGTGCGGATCTGCACCGAGGAGGTGTGGGTGCGCAGCACTGTGGTCGGGTCCACATAGAAAGTGTCGTGCATCGCGCGCGCCGGGTGGTGCGCGGGAATGTTGAGCGCTTCAAAGTTGTAGTAGTCGCTCTCGACTTCGGGGCCCTGCTCCACCGAGAAGCCGATGCGCACGAAGAATTCTTCCACGCGGCGCAGGGTGCGGGTGATCGGGTGCATATTGCCCTGCTCTTCACCGCGGCCCGGCAGGGTGACGTCGATGGTCTCTTCCGCGAGCTTGGCGTTGATCGCCGCCTGCTCCAGCGCGTTGCGGCGGGCGTTGATCTTTTCCTGCACCTGTTGCTTGGCTTCGTTGATCTTGGCGCCGGCGGCGGGGCGCTCTTCGGCGGACAGCTTGCCCAGGCCTTTCAGCAGCGCGGTGATCTGGCCTTTCTTGCCCAGGTAGTCCACGCGCACCTGGTCCAGTGCGGCCAGATCGTCGGCCTTTTCCACCAGTGCCAGTGCCTGTTCGGTGAGGGACTGCAAATCTTGCATTGAATCGTTCCCGTTTGAATTCAATTTTTCTTCGTGAGCCAGCGGCCCGGCCATTGTTTTCCGGGCCCGCCCCCGCGCCAGAGAAGGATAGGACGCGCGGGGCATTTTATCTCGTGGCGGGCGCCAGCCTGGTGACGCTCCGCATAAAAAAATAGGGAAGGGCCACAACAGCCCTTCCCTATTTTTTGGTTCAGTTCGGGGTACCGGCCATTGAGGCCCGCACCCGTCTACTGAGAAGCAACTTAAGCTGCCAGGGCTGCCTTGGCTTTTTCCACTACGGCAGCAAAAGCGGCTTTGTCGTATACAGCCAGGTCGGCCAGGACACGGCGGTCCAGGGCGATGTCGGCCTTTTTCAGACCGGCGATCAGGCGGCTGTAGCTCAGACCTTCAGCGCGGGACTGGGCGTTGATACGAGTGATCCACAGAGCGCGGAAGTTACGCTTCTTGACACGACGGTCGCGGTAAGCGTACTGGCCGGCTTTGATCACCGCCTGCTTGGCTACGCGGAATACGCGCGAACGCGCACCGTAGTAACCTTTAGCCTGCTTCAGAATTTTCTTGTGACGACGACGCGCCTCTACACCACGTTTAACACGGGCCATAACTCTATCCTCTTAAACCTTTAGCGATGGGCCAATTACTTGGCGCGCAACATACGATCGACCAGGGTGGCGTCAGACTTGTTCATGGTCTGAGTGCCGCGCAGCTGACGCTTACGCTTGGTGGTCATCTTGGTGAGGATGTGGCTCTTGTTGGCGTGCTTGTGCTTGTAGCCCGCAGCCGTCTTCTTGAAGCGCTTGGCGGCGCCACTGTGCGTTTTTGCTTTCGGCATTTTGTACTCCAAAAGTATCTGAGTCTGCGAACAGACTGCCTTAGTGAACCGCCGGCAGTCACCGGCGGCGATTACGGGAGTGAGGAGGCAGCCGTCGCCCAATCACTTCCCAAAGTGGAGATCCGCGGCTTGCGCCGCAGGCCTCACTTTTTCTTTTTAGACGGCGCCATGACCATGATCATCTGGCGGCCTTCCATCTTCGGCCGCTGTTCCACGGTCGCCAGTTCTTCCAGGTCTTTCTCGATGCGCTGCATCATTTCCATACCCAGTTCCTGGTGCGCCATCTCCCGGCCGCGGAAACGCAGGGAAACCTTGGCCTTGTCACCCGCTTCGAGGAAGCGGGTCAGGTTGCGCAGCTTGATCTGGTAGTCCCCGATATCGGTACCGGGGCGGAACTTCATTTCCTTGATCTGCTGCTGCTTCTGTTTCTTCTTGGCCGCATTTTTGGCCTTTTTGGCCTCGAATACGTGCTTCCCGTAGTCCATGATCTTACAGACTATGGGGTCGGAGTCCGGCGAAATTTCAACGAGATCCAGAGTGGCCTGCTGTGCGGCTTCCAGCGCTTCGTCCAGGGACACAATCCCTACCTGTTCACCGTCGGCGCCAATGAGGCGAACTTGTGACGCCTCGATCTGATCATTGATGCGGGCCTTTTTGGACCGTCCCTTGCTCTCTCGTTTAATAGCTATCGTCTCCGTTAATTATCAGAAATAGACAAACGGCCGCGGCGTTCCACGTCCTGGCCGAGAATCTGCAGGAATGACTCGAAGGTCATGGTTCCGAGATCCTCACCGCTACGTGTCCGCACGGCGACCGTCTGGCTTTCTACTTCCTTATCGCCGATGACCAGCAGATAAGGAACACGCTGTAGCGTGTGCTCGCGGATTTTAAAGCCGATCTTCTCGTTTCTCAAGTCGGCAGCGGCGCGATACTGCAGGGCGCCGAGGCGAGACTCCAGATCGCGACAGAAATCGGCCTGGCGGTCAGTAATATTCAGGATCGCCACCTGCTGGGGCGCCAGCCAGGTGGGGAAGGCGCCCTCGTAGTGCTCGATCAGGATACCGATAAAGCGCTCGAAGGAACCCAGCGCCGCGCGGTGCAGCATGACCGGGGTCTGGCGCGAGCCATCTTCCGCCACATACTGGGCGTCCAGGCGGCCCGGCATGGAGAAATCGACCTGAATGGTGCCGCACTGCCACACGCGGCCGAGGCAGTCCTTCAGGGAGAACTCGATCTTGGGGCCGTAGAAGGCGCCCTCGCCCGGCAGCTCTTCCCACGGCAGGCCGGCGGCGTTCAGCGCGTCGGCCAGGGCCTTCTCGGCCTTGTCCCAGCTCTCCTCGGACCCCACGCGCTTCTCCGGGCGGGTGGAGAGGCGGTAGATGACCTCTTCGAAGCCGAAATCCTTGTACACCGAGTGCATCAGGTCCATGAAGTCGGATACTTCCGACTGGATCTGGTCTTCGGTACAGAAGATATGGCCGTCGTCCTGTACGAAGCCGCGCACGCGCATCAGGCCGTGCAGGGAGCCGGACGGCTCGCTGCGGTGGCAGGAACCGAATTCCGCCAGGCGCAGGGGCAGATCGCGGTAGCTGCGCAGGCCCTGATTGAACACCTGCACGTGGCAGGGGCAGTTCATCGGCTTGATCGCGAACTGGCGCTCTTCGCTGGTCAGCGAGAACATGTCGTCGGCGAACTTGTCCGCGTGGCCGGACTTCTCCCACAGGCTGAAGTCCACCAGCTGCGGCGTCTTGATTTCCTGGTAGCCGGTTTCGCGCTGGCGGCGGCGCATGTACTGCTCGATGGTGCTGTAGATGGTCCAGCCATTCGGGTGCCAGAACACCATACCCGGCGCCTCTTCCTGAATATGGAAGAGATCGTACTTCTTCGCCAGTTTGCGGTGATCGCGCTTTTCCGCCTCTTCGATACGGTGCAGGTAGGCCTTGAGGTCTTTCTTGTTGCCCCAGGCGGTGCCGTAGACGCGGGTCAGCATCTCGTTGCTGGCATCGCCGCGCCAGTAGGCGCCGGCCACTTTGGTCAGCTTGAACGCCTTCAACTTGCCGGTGGACGGCACGTGCGGGCCGCGGCACAGGTCTTCGAAGTCGCCCTGGCGGTACAGGGAGATGTCTTCATTGGTGGGGATACTGGCGATAATCTCCGCCTTGTACTCCTCGCCCATTTCGCGGAAATACTTCACCGCCTCGTCGCGCGGCAGCAGGCGGCGACTGACCGGAATATCTTCCTTGGCCAGCTCGCTCATGCGCTGCTCGATCTTCTCCAGATCTTCCGGGGTAAACTGGCGCTCGTAGGCGAAGTCGTAGTAGAAGCCGTCCTCGATCACCGGGCCGATGGTGACCTGCGCGCCCGGGTACAGCTGCTTGACCGCCTGGGCCAGCAGGTGCGCGGTGGAGTGACGGATAATCTCCAGCCCTTCCGGCTGGCGATCGGTAATAATAGCCAGCTCCGCATCGCGGTCGATCACATAACTGGTGTCGACTTCCTTGCCATCGACCACACCACCGAGGGCAGCCTTGGCCAGACCGGCGCCGATATCATTGGCGACGTCGTAGACGGAAACGGAGTTGGAGAATTCGCGACGGGAGCCGTCGGGGAGAGTGACAACAGGCATTGTACTTCCTTTTCTATCAGTGGCGATCCCTACCAAAGACCGCATGAACAGATATCAGATTTTTTTAGAGAATCCGGCGGGTGTGTAGCGCGGTGCAGGATGCACCGCCGCCGGCAGTGCCGGCGCGAGCCCGGTAAAACCCGCAAAAATCACATTTTTGCGCAGCTTTTGCCTGGGCGACCTTTGCAAATTGACAGGGATGTCAGCTTGCAAAGTAAGGTAAATGGTAGACCCGACCAGATTTGAACTGGTGACCTCTGCCATGTCAAGGCAGCGCTCTAACCAACTGAGCTACGGGTCTGAAACTCTTTTTTCAACGCCGCTTCGGGGTGCCCCTGCAGCGAAGAGCGCGAACTTTAGCACCGCCCTCAGGGCTTTTCAACAGGGGAATTTAGAAAATTTTTGCGCCAACCATCTACCCCCTGCCCGACCGGTCAGCACCACCCGCCAACACGGCAAAACCGAAGGGTCATGGACAGGCGCGAAGCGGCTGTGGCTTAATAACAGTGAATCCAGACAGACCCATGGACACGACAGCCATGATCGCAATCTCCGCATCCGTGATCGTCAAGCCAGTGTGGCTAATTCGCTGCACCGGCCTGCTGTCGCCTGCCTGAGATTCTCCTCCCGCAACGACAACAGCCGCACTGAAAGGCTGTTGTCAGCACCCCTTCGGTTCGGCTACCAAGCACCAACACCCGTACCGATAAGGGACTATTGTGAACACCAAGCCTCTCGCCACCCTGCCCGACAACGGCTTTTTCCTCGCCTTTGCCGCCGCCGGACTCTTCTCCATCAAGGCCATCTTTATCAAGCTCGCCTATCGCTACGGCGTGGACGTGGAGACGTTCATCCTGCTGCGCATGCTGCTGGCGCTGCCGTTTTACCTGGCCATCGTCGTACTGCTGAAACGCGGCGGCAGCTGGCGCCCGGTATCGCCGCGCCTGCTGCTGCAGACGGCGGCACTGGGATTCTTCAGCTATTACCTGGCGAGCCTTCTCGACCTGCAGGGGCTGCGCTATATCAACGCCAACTTCGAGCGGCTGATCCTGTACCTCTACCCCACCTTCGTGCTGTTGATGTCCTGGCTGATTCTGCGCAAGCCAATGCGCGCCGGGCAGCTGCTGTGCATTCTCGGCGCCTACGCCGGCATTTTGCTGATCTACTGGCAGGACAACGCCTTCGGCACTGATACGGCGGCGCCGGCCTGGGTACCGCTGACGCCGATCGCCTGGGGCGCCCTGCTCACCGCCGGTGCCGCGCTGAGCTTCGCCATTTATGTGACGTTCAGTGCGAGCGCCATCGAACATCTCGGCAGCCGCCAGTTCACAGCGCTGGCCATGCTGGCGGCGAGCGCCGCCATCGCTGTGCACTTCGCCCTGCAGAACGACTGGGCCCGGCTGGCACAGCCGACCCCGGTATACGCCTATGCACTGACCGTGGCCTTCGTGTGCACCGTGGTGCCGTCATTGCTGATGAGCGCGGCGATTGAGCGCATCGGCCCGGCGGCCACCGGCGCGGTCGGTACCAGCGGACCGGTCATCACACTGATTGCCGCGTCGCTGGTACTGGGGGAACCGTTTACGGTCTACCACCTGGCGGGGATGGCGGTGATTATCGGCAGCCTGATGCTGCTGAAAAAAGTCGGCAGCGGACAAGGCAGCATAAAGAAGGCAGTACCGGCGCGCGAATCCGCCTCGTAACGGGCGCCGCGCGCACCCTGCCGACGGACGGGCGCCGGGGCCACAAGCCTAACCCGCCTCAATCAGGGTTCACTGCTCTTCTTTCAGGCGGGTGATCTCGTCGCGCAGCTTGGCCGCGGTTTCAAACTCGAGGTTCCTGGCGCTTTCGTACATCTGCTGCTCCAGCTCCTCGATCCGCGCCCAGCGCTGCTTGTCCGACAGCGGTTTCTGGTCGGCCTTGTAGGCGCCCTTGCCTTCCGCGACTTTGCGCCGCCCCCTGGGTACACCGGGGGCAATGGCGCCCTCCATGATATCGGCGACACTCTTGCGAATCCCCTGCGGGGTAATGCCGTGCTCGGCATTGTGCGCCAGCTGCTTTTCGCGGCGGCGCGCGGTTTCGTCCAGCGCGCGCTGCATCGAATTGGTGACCTTGTCGGCGTAGAGAATCGCCCTGCCCTCCAGGTTGCGCGCGGCGCGACCGATGGTCTGGATCAGCGAGCGGTCGGAACGCAGGAAGCCCTCCTTGTCCGCATCGAAAATCGCGACCAGTGCCACCTCCGGCATATCGAGACCTTCGCGCAGCAGGTTGATCCCCACCAGCACATCGAATTCGCCGATGCGCAGGTCGCGGATGATCTCCACCCGCTCCACCGTGTCGATATCCGAGTGCAAGTAGCGTACACGCACGCCGCTGTCGCTCAGGTATTCGGTCAGGTCTTCGGCCATGCGCTTGGTCAGCACGGTAATCAGCACGCGCTGACCTGCATCCACGCAATGGTGGATCTCCGACAGGCAGTCGTCCACCTGGGTCGACGCGGGGCGCACTTCGACCTCCGGATCCACCAGGCCGGTGGGACGCACCACCTGCTCCACCACCTGGCCGGCGTGTTCGGCCTCGTAGGGGCCGGGCGTGGCGGATACAAAAATGGTCTGCGGTGCCAGATGCTCCCACTCCTCGAATTTGAGCGGGCGGTTGTCCAGTGCCGACGGCAGGCGGAAGCCGTATTCCACCAGTGTCTCCTTGCGCGAGCGGTCGCCGCGGTACATGCCGCCGATTTGCGGCACGGTGACGTGGCTCTCGTCGATAAACAGCATGGCGTCGTGAGGCAGATAATCGAACAGCGTGGGCGGCGGCTGACCAACACCGCGCCCGGACAGATAGCGGGAGTAGTTCTCCACGCCGTTGCAGTAACCCAGCTCCTGCATCATTTCCAGATCGTACTTGGTGCGCTGCTCCAGGCGCTGGGCCTCCAGCAGCTTGTCGTTGTCGCGCAGCTGCTTGAGGCGATCGTGCAGCTCATCCTTGATCTGGTCGATGGCGCTGACAATCGTTTCCCGCGGCGTGACATAGTGGGATTTGGGGAAGATGGTGATGCGCGGCACTTTCTTCAGCATCTCGCCGGTGAGCGGATCGAACAGGGTGATCTCCTCGATCTCTTCGTCGAACAGCGACAGGCGCACCGCCTCCAGGTCGGAATCCGCCGGGTAGATATCGATCACGTCGCCGCGCACCCGGTAGGTGGCCCGGCGGAAGTCGGTGTCGTTACGCGTGTACTGCAGCTCGGCGAGACGGCGCAGAATCGTGCGCTGGTCGACCAGGTCGCCGCGATCCAGGTGCAGCACCATCTTCAGGTACTTGTCCGGATCGCCCAGACCGTAGATGGCGGACACGGTGGCCACGACAATCACATCACGGCGCTCGATCAGCGCCTTGGTCGCCGACAGCCGCATCTGCTCGATATGCTCGTTGATGGACGCATCCTTCTCGATAAAGGTGTCCGACGACGGCACATAGGCCTCCGGCTGGTAGTAGTCGTAATAAGAGACGAAGTATTCGACCGCGTTCTTGGGGAAGAACTCCCTGAACTCGCCGTAGAGCTGGGCGGCCAGGGTCTTGTTGTGCGCCATGACAATCGCCGGACGCTGCACACGCTCGATAACATTCGCCATGGTAAAGGTCTTGCCCGAACCGGTTACCCCGAGCAAGGTCTGGTGACTGAGGCCATCTTCAACCCCCTCCACCAGCGACTCGATCGCCTTGGGCTGATCACCCGCCGGCTCGTACTTGCACACCACCTGAAAAGGACGCGACTCCATAACACCCTACCGCCACTACTGTCACTGAAAGCAATCAGCGATTGTAGGACCTCCCCGCCAGCGCCACAAATGCCCCGCACCATCCCAAAGAATGCCGCGCCAGTCACCTCTCCTGGCGACTTTTTAAACAAACCAACGCCAAAAATAAATTCCTGACAAATCAATCAGTTAAAGTGCAAAAAAGGGGTTGACCCGCACCGGGGCGCTCTATAATATACGCGCCATCTGAACGGGACGGCACACAAGCTCAACCGGAAAGATATTCCGCCTTAGCTCAGTTGGTAGAGCAATTGACTGTTAATCAATGGGTCGCTGGTTCGAGCCCAGCAGGCGGAGCCAAATACTAAAAAAGCCCCTCGGCGCAAGTCGAGGGGCTTTTTTAGTATTTGGCCTCTCTACTTTACTGGGCGAGAAGAGCCCAGTTGGGTGAAGCAAGCGTTTGCGAGGTATACGTCGCGCGCAGCTGAACGCCGCCAATCTATGATGGGTGGCCGGACTGACGCAAGCGTTTGCGACGGACAGGTCGCGTGCGGCCGAACCCCGGCAGTCTGTGATTGGCGGGCGGGGGCGTCAAATACAAAAGCCAGGCACAAAAAAGGCCCCGCACTGCGGAGCCCTTTCCAATCAATTTACCAACTAGCGCCGCCCCGAGTCCGTCGGCACCGGCAGGCGCTCCACCTGCCCCACCCTGGCGACCGGCTTCTGCTCTCGCTGCTGCGCCCAGACCACATCCACCAGATGCTCCTTCGGCGCATAATCCTTTACCGCCGTGCGCAACAGGCGGTGCACGGCCTCGCAGTCATGACGGCCGCAGGCATCGCGCAACTCGCCGATCAACAGCTGCAGCCGTTCGCTCGCCAGGCGCTCTTCTTCGGCGCGCATAATCATCGCGTGATCGGTGCCGGAGACATTGTCGCCGAGCAGCAACTCCTCATAGAGTTTTTCACCCGGGCGCAGGCCGCTAATCTGGATCTCGATATCCCCTTCGGGGTTTTCCTCGTCGCGTACCGTGTGCCCCATGATCTGGATCAGGCGGCGCGCCAGGTCGTAGATACGCACCGGCTCGCCCATATCCAGCACGAATACCTCACCATTGCGCCCCATGCTGCCGGCCTGCAGTACCAGCTGAGCCGCCTCGGGAATCGTCATGAAATAACGGGTGACCTTGGGGTGCGTGACGGTAACCGGCCCGCCGGCATTGATCTGGTCGGAAAACAGCGGAATCACCGAACCCGAGGACCCCAGCACATTGCCGAAGCGCACCATGCAGACCCGGGTGCGGCCAAAACGGCGGCCGAAGTCCTGGCAGATCAGCTCGGCAAAACGCTTGGTGGCGCCCATCACATTGGTGGGGCGCACCGCCTTGTCGGTGGAGATCAATACAAACTGCTCGACCCCGAAAGCCTCGGCAGCTTCCAGCACCGACAGTGTGCCGAGCACGTTGTTGTCTGCACCCAGCACCACATTCTGTTCCACCAGCGGCACATGCTTGTAGGCCGCGGCATGGTAAATGGTATCGA
This region of Microbulbifer sp. SAOS-129_SWC genomic DNA includes:
- the ihfA gene encoding integration host factor subunit alpha, producing the protein MTEALTKAGLAEKLYEELGFNKREAKEIVEYFFEEIRNALESNEQVKLSGFGNFDLRDKSQRPGRNPKTGEEIPISARRVVTFKPGQKLKARVEEDAGS
- the pheT gene encoding phenylalanine--tRNA ligase subunit beta — protein: MKLSNSWLREWVNPQLSAQELADQITMAGLEVDGVEAVAGTFSGVVVGEILSAEQHPDADKLRVCKVAGHPDGEMQVVCGAPNARAGIKIPFALVGAKLPGDFKIKKAKLRGVESFGMLCAQTELELGDDSDGIWELPADAPTGTDLRDYLQLDDVAIEVDLTPNRSDCLGVAGVAREVGVLNRCPVKGPEIEPLAAKIDDSVAVTLAAGDACPRYVGRVIRNIDITASTPLWMAERLRRSGLRSIDPVVDVTNYVLLELGQPMHAFDLNKLSGGIKVRMAEAGEELTLLDGQEVKLKADTLVIADDKQPLAMAGIMGGLDSAVTESTRDIFLESAFFSPVAIAGKARSYGLHTDSSHRFERGVDYRLQEKAVERATQLLVEIVGGEPGPVHLRELTEVMPAERHITLRRARVSQGLGINLADDEIVDILTRLGLEKIEQDADGWTFLVPSFRFDIAIESDLLEELARVYGYNRIPSESMTAELSIEPRRESLLSQRALEETLLARGYSEAITFSFIDRDSSALFDPAAEPVALQNPISADLSVMRTSLIPGLCKALQYNLNRQQGRVRLFETGLRFVPAEGRELQQEPMLAGLAYGPRYAENWTGGKDWVDFYDVKADVEAVLARLGTQGEFRFEAGQHPALHPGQCARILRGDVEVGFVGTLHPQVQKQLDLPKSAYVFELSLDALGEARVPAFTPLSKFPEVRRDLALLVDADVPAASLLDCAVEAAGETLTDLKIFDVYQGKGIDFNRKSVAMGLTFQHPSRTLNDDEINAAVEAVIGQLKQKYNASLR
- the pheS gene encoding phenylalanine--tRNA ligase subunit alpha, producing the protein MQDLQSLTEQALALVEKADDLAALDQVRVDYLGKKGQITALLKGLGKLSAEERPAAGAKINEAKQQVQEKINARRNALEQAAINAKLAEETIDVTLPGRGEEQGNMHPITRTLRRVEEFFVRIGFSVEQGPEVESDYYNFEALNIPAHHPARAMHDTFYVDPTTVLRTHTSSVQIRTMEKAAPPLRIICPGRVYRCDSDVTHSPMFHQVEGLVVGENISFAHLKGCIDQFLRAFFEADVPVRFRPSYFPFTEPSAEADIQCTACGGEGCRVCSGTGWLEILGCGMVHPNVFAACDIDSEKYSGFAFGIGIERLAMLRYGVNDLRLFFDNDLRFLKQF
- the rplT gene encoding 50S ribosomal protein L20; its protein translation is MARVKRGVEARRRHKKILKQAKGYYGARSRVFRVAKQAVIKAGQYAYRDRRVKKRNFRALWITRINAQSRAEGLSYSRLIAGLKKADIALDRRVLADLAVYDKAAFAAVVEKAKAALAA
- the rpmI gene encoding 50S ribosomal protein L35 — translated: MPKAKTHSGAAKRFKKTAAGYKHKHANKSHILTKMTTKRKRQLRGTQTMNKSDATLVDRMLRAK
- the infC gene encoding translation initiation factor IF-3, with translation MKRESKGRSKKARINDQIEASQVRLIGADGEQVGIVSLDEALEAAQQATLDLVEISPDSDPIVCKIMDYGKHVFEAKKAKNAAKKKQKQQQIKEMKFRPGTDIGDYQIKLRNLTRFLEAGDKAKVSLRFRGREMAHQELGMEMMQRIEKDLEELATVEQRPKMEGRQMIMVMAPSKKKK
- the thrS gene encoding threonine--tRNA ligase; protein product: MPVVTLPDGSRREFSNSVSVYDVANDIGAGLAKAALGGVVDGKEVDTSYVIDRDAELAIITDRQPEGLEIIRHSTAHLLAQAVKQLYPGAQVTIGPVIEDGFYYDFAYERQFTPEDLEKIEQRMSELAKEDIPVSRRLLPRDEAVKYFREMGEEYKAEIIASIPTNEDISLYRQGDFEDLCRGPHVPSTGKLKAFKLTKVAGAYWRGDASNEMLTRVYGTAWGNKKDLKAYLHRIEEAEKRDHRKLAKKYDLFHIQEEAPGMVFWHPNGWTIYSTIEQYMRRRQRETGYQEIKTPQLVDFSLWEKSGHADKFADDMFSLTSEERQFAIKPMNCPCHVQVFNQGLRSYRDLPLRLAEFGSCHRSEPSGSLHGLMRVRGFVQDDGHIFCTEDQIQSEVSDFMDLMHSVYKDFGFEEVIYRLSTRPEKRVGSEESWDKAEKALADALNAAGLPWEELPGEGAFYGPKIEFSLKDCLGRVWQCGTIQVDFSMPGRLDAQYVAEDGSRQTPVMLHRAALGSFERFIGILIEHYEGAFPTWLAPQQVAILNITDRQADFCRDLESRLGALQYRAAADLRNEKIGFKIREHTLQRVPYLLVIGDKEVESQTVAVRTRSGEDLGTMTFESFLQILGQDVERRGRLSISDN
- a CDS encoding DMT family transporter; the protein is MNTKPLATLPDNGFFLAFAAAGLFSIKAIFIKLAYRYGVDVETFILLRMLLALPFYLAIVVLLKRGGSWRPVSPRLLLQTAALGFFSYYLASLLDLQGLRYINANFERLILYLYPTFVLLMSWLILRKPMRAGQLLCILGAYAGILLIYWQDNAFGTDTAAPAWVPLTPIAWGALLTAGAALSFAIYVTFSASAIEHLGSRQFTALAMLAASAAIAVHFALQNDWARLAQPTPVYAYALTVAFVCTVVPSLLMSAAIERIGPAATGAVGTSGPVITLIAASLVLGEPFTVYHLAGMAVIIGSLMLLKKVGSGQGSIKKAVPARESAS